From the Mya arenaria isolate MELC-2E11 chromosome 17, ASM2691426v1 genome, the window AAATATGAATAAAGAGTTATGCCAAATTTTCGAACTTCAAAACCCATGCATATTTGCATGGCATCACATTGAACGGTATGAGGGGAACTGCCACATTTATTCCCTGAGAGGTGCTCGCCTGAGACCAAGTGAGTGGGCCCTCGTATCCTAGCAACGTAACGCGCGTGCTACTCGTGGGGGTTGGGCTGCCAAGGAAGAAGCTTCCGGGGTCTGGCCACCGCAGCAAAATGGCGTACACGGCAAGGCCGCCCTGGGATGACTTCTTGGAAGTGTACCTTTCCAGAAAAGTGAAAATAGTACAAAGTGCATAATTgtgaaatagaaatatttatcaatattttttcacattttttgaCATTGTTAATTTAAGTTAGGGCTTataaaacttcttttttattaaaaaaaatgagtttaaaaaGCCGGTGCCAGTGGGTACTACAAACAggattattcatttattgtctAGTTCTATCAACAACAGGGAAATAGAATCTATGTACTGCTTTTGATCAACAGGATTAGGACAATGTTGTCTTGCTtggaaaacaaaatgcaaattcTCTCACCAGACATGCGGGGTAACGGTGTCATTCTGGTAGGTCCATGGCCGTGTGCTATAAATAGCCTCTCCGTTGAGTTTGAGCCAGGCGCCAAGGTCACGCAAACGTTCCTCGAATATGGGCACGATTCGGCCGTCCTTTGTGGGACCAACGTTGATGAGAACGTTCCCGCCGCAACTGGGGATGGGAATTATTGAATAAGTGAAGTTCTTGGTCAGTCTATTATGAAATGTCCTTCATTTGTTACAGAAAACACCTGCAACTTGTGTACTAGAAACGAGTTGTAAGTTGTAACTTAAGTTCAGGCGCCATAGTCTTTAGACTTAAATTGCAAATCTTTTTAGTAATGACTATTGTTATTAGAGAAATAATAATGGTTAAACTGGTCATATATGTTGTTAATGCTGTGTTTAACAATtcttcaaaaacattatattaaaaaataaatacattaaagatattcttagaaataaatgaattcacTTTACGTAAGTAAATACTGATCCAGGGACCGTACATGgtaattgatattattttgaaatctaaAATCAATATTCAACGTTTTAAAACTACTAATTATTACTGATGCTGGAATGAAGTGCCCATCTAAAGAATTACATTAGCTTTAAATGAcactcaaaaaatatttaacaggtTACAATTTAACAATACTTCAAACAGCTGACAAAGCCATTACCACACGGTAGCCAAGAGGTCCGCACATCGCCGGTGCCCTCTCCCCCGTCCAATACCTACCTGATTGTGGAGACAAGTTGTTTCATCATCTTCTAAATGGACGGAACTCCGGGAGGTTCCCCCTCGCAACTGGGCCCCCAGCATAGCACCGGACCTACCTGATTGTGGAGACGAGCTGTGCTATAATCTCCTCCATGGAGAGTAGCTAGGAGAGAAACACATCACACAGGTGGTCCCCTCCCTCATTCGTAACCATCCTCTTTGTAGAGTCGAGCTTAGCCACTTCCTCCTCCATGAAGAGTAGCTAAGAAAGGACCGCATCTCCCCGGCGGCACCCTCCCGCGTCCTGGACTAACCTGGTTGTGAAGGCGAGATGTGCTATTATCCCATTCACAGGGAGTAGCTATGAGACGATCACATTACGCAggtggacccccccccccccgtcccGGCCCGGACCTACCTGAGTGGTGTCCCATTATCTTAATCATCGAGAGAACCTGGGAGAGGTCAGTCCCTTGCttgtgaccccccccccccctcgtcCGGGACATACCTGATCGTGGAGATTAGTTATAACATTATCTCCTCCATGTAGAGAATCTTAGAGAGGTCCGCCTCTGGCCGGAGGCCCCCTCCCTCGTACGTGACCTATCTGATTTTGGAGATTAGTTATAACATTATCTCCTCCATGTAGAGAATCTGAGAGAGCTCCGCCTCTTGCTGGAGGCCCCATCCCCCGTCCGTGACCTACCTGATTGTGGAGACGAGTTGTGCCATTATCTCCTCCATAGTCATTAGCTGAGAAAGGACCGCATCCCGCCGGTGACCCCAAGAGTGCTTGTCGATGTTGAACGCGTTCTCCCACTTTCTCTTCTGTAGCTTGCCTGTCATAAACAAGAGCAATACACAGTATAGTGTTGGGGAATAAAGTATCTTTCACCGGTATCCCAGAAAGTTTTGGGTCGGATTTTCGATCCACGCATATGTGTAAATAATACGTTTTTGGCATGCCTGAACCTTTATATTTAGCAAATAGTGACAATACTCATGCACGATACTGCTTTTAGGTATTCTATAAAATATCGCGTGCGTATGTGTTTACTGACGTCTTTGTCATTTTACGCAGTAATTTTAAGTCAACGTCAAATAGTCCCCGCAAAATGTCGCCGTTCTAATATATAAGGTCTAATAATCTTGTAATAATATGGATTATAACTTCTAGTTTTAACTATACTCTTTTCAAATATACAGTTAAAGAAAGAAGAAGTGGTGCGATGTTATGCGTAATTAATCTCGTTTTGGATCAATCATTATCGCCATTAAGAAGTAACATAGCCACAATCATCACcatcaataattataacaacaacagcagcgtCACGTACCCGGGTTGTACCTGTCGGAACAGGAGAGGAAGCCACCATGTTTACAGTTGGTGTTGTTTCCCCACCGGTCGTTGACAACCACCGTGTCCTTTACGGGGCTGCAAACAATACAGAACAGCTATTTAATCATGCAGGTTGGTTCATAGCATTCATGAAACAAAAGATGAACCAACTGCATATCCCCGATACACCATTACCCCGTATGATTCGTTGTGTACCGTGTGCAATTTGGCCAGGAAATTCTCGTAttaaatcatgaataattaattttgtaatagTTTCATTTTCGCCCActactatacatgtatatctttttGGTTATTGAATACCACTGGGTTGCAAACATTACAGTACACATACTTCATAATGCAGGTTGGTTTATAGCAATCTGACATCAATGAGAAGATTAACCAACAAAATAGGGGCAAAAATATAGGTTGaagcacaaaaacatttatttatatttttcggatgcattatcatgttagtctcatttgactttaatgataaaacataaaaagcatatgatttaggtactgTATAATTCTAGACCGGGGCAACAAGAACGGCCTTGACCAATCACAGACCACTAGAAGGAAAATGAAGCGCCTACCTATCGTTATAAAGCCAGGCCAGGAACTCTGGGGACTGCCAGTATGTGTCCGCCGCCAACCACGAACCATCCGACCATATCACGTCTGGCCGGTAGTTGTTTACTAACTCATATAGCTCAGGGATAGCCTTTGTCTGCAAAATGTCTACGGCTGCTTATTTTTTCCttgtagtttaaacattatatagttttgaagaaagttatgcaaagttatactaagtcactctcgttcgTACGATGCTGTGCGAGAGTGTGGACTTGTGTTCTGGGGGGAAATCGGAGTTACCGGGGAAAACCAACT encodes:
- the LOC128223761 gene encoding alpha-L-fucosidase-like, with the protein product MDELTKPFRTICVVLSLIVLCKCTKYEPNWASLDSRPLPAWYDDSKIGIFLHWGVFSVPSFKSEWFWKYWRGGNPEIVKYMDRNYRPDFTYADFAPSFTADLFNPEEWAEIFEAAGARYVVLTTKHHEGFTNWPSNHSFNWNSMDVGPKRDIVGELSTAIRKNTDIHFGVYHSMFEWFNPMFLNDQKNGFQTRNFPQTKAIPELYELVNNYRPDVIWSDGSWLAADTYWQSPEFLAWLYNDSPVKDTVVVNDRWGNNTNCKHGGFLSCSDRYNPGKLQKRKWENAFNIDKHSWGHRRDAVLSQLMTMEEIMAQLVSTISCGGNVLINVGPTKDGRIVPIFEERLRDLGAWLKLNGEAIYSTRPWTYQNDTVTPHVWYTSKKSSQGGLAVYAILLRWPDPGSFFLGSPTPTSSTRVTLLGYEGPLTWSQASTSQGINVAVPLIPFNVMPCKYAWVLKFENLA